A section of the Streptomyces sp. SCL15-4 genome encodes:
- a CDS encoding cold-shock protein, translating to MAAGTVKWFNAEKGFGFIEQDGGGADVFAHYSNIAAQGFRELLEGQKVTFDIAQGQKGPTAENIVLA from the coding sequence ATGGCTGCTGGTACCGTGAAGTGGTTCAACGCGGAAAAGGGCTTCGGCTTCATCGAGCAGGACGGTGGCGGCGCCGATGTGTTCGCCCACTACTCGAACATCGCCGCCCAGGGCTTCCGTGAGCTGCTGGAGGGCCAGAAGGTGACCTTCGACATCGCGCAGGGCCAGAAGGGCCCGACGGCCGAGAACATCGTTCTCGCCTGA